The following are encoded in a window of Arvicanthis niloticus isolate mArvNil1 chromosome 1, mArvNil1.pat.X, whole genome shotgun sequence genomic DNA:
- the LOC117722385 gene encoding olfactory receptor 5AN1-like isoform X1, with protein MCLPTLPHLFIIGIKLYFSSSEICFKYKNLICIEMHSLIHNFWLAGDKLSREMVNTENIFIKDISSGDGGLHRIHRTWQPMLPEYRIKEAMIKDRNITEITQFILLGFSDFPQITALLFVMFLILYITTLTWNLSLVVLIRMDSCLHTPMYFFLSNLSFIDICYITSTVPKMLSNLFQEKQTISFVGCIVQYFMFSTMGLSESCLMTAMAYDRYAAICNPLLYSSIMSPSLCARMVIGSYTGGLLGSVSLVCALLQLHFCGPNVIRHFFCDMSQLLNLSCSSTFFAQVVILILTILFCLSNAIAIIISYGYIVVSIMKITSAKGRSKAFNTCASHLTAVSLFYTSSAFVYLSSSSGGSSSFDRFVSVFYTVLIPMLNPLVYSLRNKDIKDAVKRLQKKLGCC; from the exons ATGTGCTTGCCTACCCTTCCCCATCTATTCATCATTGGGATAaaactttatttctcttcttcagaAATCTGCTTTAAATATAAGAATTTAATCTGTATAGAGATGCACAGCTTGATCCATAACTTCTGGTTAGCTGGAGATAAG CTGTCCAGAGAGATGGTGAACACAGAGAACATATTTATCAAAGACA TCTCTTCTGGAGATGGTGGGCTACACAGAATACATCGAACTTGGCAACCCATGTTACCAGAATacag GATCAAAGAGGCGATGATTAAAGACAGAAATATTACTGAGATCACACAATTCATCCTCCTGGGATTCTCTGATTTTCCCCAAATCACAGCACTGCTCTTTGTTATGTTCCTCATCCTGTACATTACAACGCTGACCTGGAACCTGTCCCTTGTTGTTTTAATAAGGATGGACTCCTGTCTCCACACACctatgtacttcttcctcagtaATCTCTCCTTTATAGACATCTGCTATATCACTTCTACAGTTCCAAAGATGCTTTCCAACCTCTTCCAGGAAAAGCAAACTATCAGCTTTGTGGGCTGCATAGTTCAATACTTTATGTTTTCTACTATGGGGCTGAGTGAATCTTGCCTCATGACAGCCATGGCCTATGACAGGTATGCTGCCATCTGTAACCCTCTTCTCTACTCATCAATCATGTCACCCAGCCTCTGTGCTCGGATGGTGATTGGAAGCTATACAGGAGGACTTTTAGGTTCTGTATCTCTGGTATGTGCCTTGCTGCAGCTCCACTTCTGTGGACCTAATGTCATCAGACATTTTTTCTGTGATATGTCCCAGCTGTTAAATCTATCCTGCTCTAGCACGTTTTTTGCACAGGTAGTGATTCTCATATTAACaatcttgttttgtctttcaaaTGCCATAGCCATCATAATATCCTATGGCTATATAGTCGTGTCCATCATGAAGATCACTTCAGCTAAGGGCAGGTCCAAGGCCTTCAACACCTGTGCTTCTCACCTGACAGCTGTTTCCCTATTCTACACCTCCAGTGCTTTTGTATATTTGAGTTCCAGCTCTGGTGGCTCCTCTAGCTTTGACAGATTTGTGTCTGTCTTCTACACAGTGTTGATTCCTATGTTGAACCCTTTGGTGTATAGTCTGAGGAACAAGGATATCAAAGATGCTGTAAAGAGGTTACAGAAGAAACTTGGATGCTGCTAA
- the LOC117722385 gene encoding olfactory receptor 5AN1-like isoform X2: protein MIKDRNITEITQFILLGFSDFPQITALLFVMFLILYITTLTWNLSLVVLIRMDSCLHTPMYFFLSNLSFIDICYITSTVPKMLSNLFQEKQTISFVGCIVQYFMFSTMGLSESCLMTAMAYDRYAAICNPLLYSSIMSPSLCARMVIGSYTGGLLGSVSLVCALLQLHFCGPNVIRHFFCDMSQLLNLSCSSTFFAQVVILILTILFCLSNAIAIIISYGYIVVSIMKITSAKGRSKAFNTCASHLTAVSLFYTSSAFVYLSSSSGGSSSFDRFVSVFYTVLIPMLNPLVYSLRNKDIKDAVKRLQKKLGCC, encoded by the coding sequence ATGATTAAAGACAGAAATATTACTGAGATCACACAATTCATCCTCCTGGGATTCTCTGATTTTCCCCAAATCACAGCACTGCTCTTTGTTATGTTCCTCATCCTGTACATTACAACGCTGACCTGGAACCTGTCCCTTGTTGTTTTAATAAGGATGGACTCCTGTCTCCACACACctatgtacttcttcctcagtaATCTCTCCTTTATAGACATCTGCTATATCACTTCTACAGTTCCAAAGATGCTTTCCAACCTCTTCCAGGAAAAGCAAACTATCAGCTTTGTGGGCTGCATAGTTCAATACTTTATGTTTTCTACTATGGGGCTGAGTGAATCTTGCCTCATGACAGCCATGGCCTATGACAGGTATGCTGCCATCTGTAACCCTCTTCTCTACTCATCAATCATGTCACCCAGCCTCTGTGCTCGGATGGTGATTGGAAGCTATACAGGAGGACTTTTAGGTTCTGTATCTCTGGTATGTGCCTTGCTGCAGCTCCACTTCTGTGGACCTAATGTCATCAGACATTTTTTCTGTGATATGTCCCAGCTGTTAAATCTATCCTGCTCTAGCACGTTTTTTGCACAGGTAGTGATTCTCATATTAACaatcttgttttgtctttcaaaTGCCATAGCCATCATAATATCCTATGGCTATATAGTCGTGTCCATCATGAAGATCACTTCAGCTAAGGGCAGGTCCAAGGCCTTCAACACCTGTGCTTCTCACCTGACAGCTGTTTCCCTATTCTACACCTCCAGTGCTTTTGTATATTTGAGTTCCAGCTCTGGTGGCTCCTCTAGCTTTGACAGATTTGTGTCTGTCTTCTACACAGTGTTGATTCCTATGTTGAACCCTTTGGTGTATAGTCTGAGGAACAAGGATATCAAAGATGCTGTAAAGAGGTTACAGAAGAAACTTGGATGCTGCTAA